The following coding sequences are from one Verrucomicrobiota bacterium window:
- a CDS encoding TonB-dependent receptor, with amino-acid sequence MPSDELLTPNLKALTINLDEPRYGTFAEIGAGQEVARHFFQAGGAAGTMAKSISAYDLKFGDAIYGTAARHVSPEWLHAMLDHEYDLLIERLKELRGDRSAFFVFADTVSAGGQEDADDRHGWMGIRFQDAPNTTPSDIILHLRMWDKEHILQQQALGIVGVNLIYGAFYYLNDQDRFIRSLADNLGIDRIEVDMVTFSGPLFAQVDNRLMSLKLVEYGLTNAVMFSPQGMVLQPSEVLHDKAILVEPGSFRPVTLVNEDMLRCALAQFLQEPAVQGIDVVVLLEITLENLRAAGNLDASHFLARVDTLAALGNNVLISSYQEFYRLTSYFRRYTKQMVGVAMGINTLLEVFNESHYENLEGGILESFGRLFRNATKLYIYPMRKAAFDRYCKKPAGTIPDAATPVRPRSTLPVDVYINANNLQVTTHLRNLYAHLLESHYIEALVGYNPAILDIFSRDVLAKIQGGDNSWENMVPTKAAELIKQRGLFGYRPLANPESQPVPEAPVAAS; translated from the coding sequence ATGCCCTCAGACGAACTCCTCACTCCGAATCTTAAAGCGCTCACGATTAATCTGGACGAACCGAGATACGGTACCTTCGCCGAGATTGGGGCCGGGCAGGAAGTGGCGCGCCACTTTTTCCAGGCCGGGGGCGCCGCGGGTACGATGGCCAAATCGATTTCGGCTTACGACCTGAAGTTCGGTGACGCTATTTACGGCACGGCGGCCCGCCACGTGTCGCCTGAGTGGCTGCACGCAATGCTCGATCACGAATACGATCTCCTGATCGAGCGTTTAAAAGAGCTCCGCGGCGATCGGTCGGCGTTTTTCGTGTTTGCAGATACCGTGTCGGCCGGCGGACAGGAAGACGCTGACGACAGGCATGGCTGGATGGGCATCCGTTTTCAGGATGCACCCAACACCACCCCCAGCGACATCATCCTGCACCTGCGCATGTGGGACAAGGAGCACATCCTCCAGCAGCAAGCGCTTGGCATCGTCGGGGTAAACCTCATCTACGGGGCCTTTTACTACCTTAACGACCAGGACCGTTTCATCCGTTCGTTGGCCGATAATCTGGGCATCGATCGCATCGAGGTCGACATGGTCACCTTTTCGGGCCCGTTGTTTGCGCAGGTCGACAACCGCCTCATGAGCCTGAAGCTCGTGGAATACGGCCTGACCAACGCGGTGATGTTCAGCCCGCAAGGTATGGTGTTGCAGCCCTCCGAGGTGCTGCATGACAAGGCAATCCTGGTGGAGCCGGGCAGTTTCCGGCCGGTGACGCTGGTTAACGAGGATATGCTGCGCTGCGCGTTGGCGCAGTTTCTGCAGGAGCCCGCCGTACAAGGGATCGACGTGGTGGTGTTACTCGAGATCACCCTGGAAAACCTGCGGGCCGCAGGGAACCTGGATGCGTCTCACTTTTTGGCGCGGGTCGACACGCTGGCGGCTCTGGGCAACAACGTGTTGATCTCCAGTTACCAGGAGTTCTACCGCCTCACCAGCTATTTCCGGCGCTACACCAAGCAGATGGTGGGGGTGGCCATGGGCATCAACACCCTGTTGGAAGTTTTCAACGAGAGTCACTACGAGAACCTCGAAGGCGGGATCCTGGAATCGTTCGGCCGGCTGTTTCGCAACGCCACCAAGCTCTACATTTACCCGATGCGGAAGGCTGCCTTCGACCGCTACTGCAAGAAACCCGCCGGGACCATCCCGGACGCGGCGACGCCTGTGCGGCCAAGGAGCACGTTACCGGTCGACGTTTACATCAACGCGAACAATCTGCAGGTGACGACGCATCTCCGAAATCTTTATGCACACCTGCTGGAAAGTCACTACATCGAAGCGCTGGTGGGCTATAACCCGGCGATCCTGGATATCTTTTCGCGCGATGTCCTGGCCAAAATCCAGGGTGGGGACAACAGTTGGGAAAACATGGTCCCGACGAAAGCGGCGGAGTTGATCAAGCAGCGTGGCCTTTTCGGGTACCGGCCGCTGGCGAACCCTGAATCACAGCCTGTTCCTGAAGCACCGGTCGCCGCATCGTGA